Within Oceanicoccus sp. KOV_DT_Chl, the genomic segment TAATTAAATCGCTACCGTAACTACCTAGCACTTTGATGGCGCGAGTTTCTAATCGATCACTTACCACAGCATAAACTTCACTACGGCCATATACTGCTGTCTCAGGCACCACTAACACATTGTTATAGCTGCGATCAGCCAGGCTAACTTCTACAAATGCGCCAGGGCGCAATGGTGCTTTTTGTAACTCTTTTTCCGTTGCATGGATAACCGCATACATATCGACACCACCCGTTTCAGACGCTATTTGCGCACCCTGACGATCAACCACACCGCGGTATCGGTATTGCTGCTCACCTACTTGCCAACGAATATCTACCGCCTGACCAACGACTGTCCCACGCTGCTGCAGGATGCGTCCAAATTGCGCATTCGATAGACTAAAACGAACCTCTAGTCGCTGGGCATCAATAACCAGCGCTACCTTATCGTTTGTGGATAAACGCGCACCTAACTCAGCTGCAACTTCATCAATAACCCCATCATAAGGCGCCAGCAATTTGGTATTGGCCAAATCACGCTCTGCGCGCTTAACCCCCACACCTTTTTGTACCACGATCGATTTTTGTTGCTCTAACGTTAATTCTGCAGTATCCAAAAATTGTTGTGAGGCGTCTTTTTTGCGAAACAATTCTTGGGCGCGTATGTATTCACGGGTGAGTAATTCTAATTTTGATCGAGCTTCGGCAAGTTGCGCACGATTTTCTTCCAGAATATTTTGATAATCAAACGGGTCAATTTGTAGTAATAAATCGCCTTTTTCAACCCAACCTCCTTCGAGGAATTTTTCTCCCACTGCCACGACATTTCCCGCCACTTGAGTGCGTAACTCACTTTGGCGGCCAGCAAAAACTTTACCGTAAAGTTGCAACTGAGGTTGCACGGTTTGGTATTGCGCAGTGATGGCTTCCACCACCCACTCTTTTTCCGCAATATCCTGCGGCTCTAATCGTGGCCGAGTGAGGATTAATAAATACAGAATCACTGCTACCACAGCGATGATCATGAGGGGTAATCCACCACGACGTTGACGGATCTGTTGGAAGAACTTGAGGGCCGAACTGAAAAATGAGGGCACGGTTAAACAATCCTTGATAAATCACTGTAAGTACTGACGTAAACAGTCTCATTATATGAAACTATCCGGGAACAGAGTGATTTTTACCCGTGTTTTACTTTCCTTAACAAATCTATGGACAACTGAGGGCTACAGATACACCAATCCCTGCGATATCAGGGATTGGTGTAAGTTTGAAATGCAGTTATGCGGACTTTAGCTCTGACTTGGTCGGCCCAATGTTTGCGGCTATCGCTGCCAGCGCATCGCGATCAAGACCATAAAAGCGTACGGCATTTTCACCTAACATGGCCGCCACTTCGGTTTCAGGTAAATCAACAAACGTATCATAAAGCTGGGATTTGGTTTTTGGCCAAGTTCCCTCGGGATGAGGATAATCACTACCCCACATAATTTGGTCCAGGCCAATATCGTGACGCACCTCTGCATCGGGGCGTGGCATACAGGAGGCACCAATGCCGACATTGCGACGAAAATAGTCTGAAGGAGACATGGATAAATGGCTGGTGAAATCGCCCAACTTAGCCGAAAACATAACATCGTGATAATTGTGATCCAGCATACGCAACATCGGTGGGATCATCCATGCGGTACCCGCTTCGGTGATAGCCACTTTTAATTTGGGAAATTTTTCAAACACGCCTCCCCACAACATAAAACTGATCGGGCGATAGGTCCACCACATCACTTCGGATACAAAGACACCCATTGCCCCTGGGTGGTGTTCTTTATCCAGATCTTCCGGATATTTTTCACCAAAGTAATTTTTTTGTGGGGTAGCCCCAGAATGAAAATTAACCACAATATTAAGTGCTTCACACGCTTGCCAAAATGGATGGTAGCGCGTGTGGTGATAACAAGAGAATTGGTTGGTCATATGGGGAATTAATACTGAACGCAGTCCATTGTCTGCACACCATTTAACTTCTTTGATTGCCTCGTCAATATCCCAAAGTAACGGCACTGCTGCTACACCTAAATGCCGCGCTGGATTATTCGCCACTAATTCTGCTAGCCAGCGATTGTGTGCCCGCGCTCCAGCCCACTGCAACTCGGGTACGATATTTTCAGTAGGTAAGCCCAAACCCGCTCCAAAAGGTGGCGTGTTTTGTTCAGTAATACCATCCGGGAAAATGATCTCTGCAGCAATTCCATCGTTATCCAGCATTTTAATTCGCTGGTCATAATCCCAGGCGCCAGTAAGCTCCTGTTGAATGTCTTTGCGCCACTCTTCATTAATTTCCTGAATTAAAAAGCTCTTCTCCGCATTTTTAATCATTTCAATCTGAATGGGTAATACTTGGTCGAAGGTTTCTCGCAAACCCGGGTCCAGATACTGGCGATAACCATCGGCGGGTAGGCCGGCATGACAATCGGAGGACACAACAATGTAACGATCCATAAGGCTTCTCTTGCTAAAAATGATACTGTGAGTTTTCGTGGTTAATATTCTGCCTCAGCTATTTTTAAGTCAATGAAGTAAACATTACTATCCGTCAAGGTTTTAGCTGATCGCGCCTTGTATATTGCCGCTGCCTTGCCATACACTGCAAAATTACCAATTTACCGACATCGGGATAAGTCATGGCAAAATATTTAGTCATTACAGGGGGAAGCCGTGGCATTGGCTTGGCTACGATTCAACATTTTATCAAGGAGGGTTATCGTGTTATTAATCTTTCACGTCAGCAACCGCAGGTTGCGGAGGTCCAACATTTCAATACTGATCTAAGCGATAAACGCTGGCCTGAGCAGGTAAGCAAAAAAATTCTCGCTTTAGTCGGCACCGCTGATGCTATTACATTGATTCATAATGCCGCTTATCTTGCCAAAGACTCGGTAACCGATATTGACGCTGATGCCTTTCAACAAGTACTGCAACTCAATGTCATCGCCGCTAGCCAGCTTAATCAAATCCTGTTGCCTTCCATGAAACCAGGATCATCCATTTTATATGTCAGCTCAACGCTAGGTGAAAAAGCCGTTGCCAATACCTTCTCTTACGTCACCTCCAAACATGCACAAATTGGCATGATGAAAGCAACTTGTCAGGATTTAATGGGTAAGGGCATACACACAGCGGCGATCTGTCCCGGCTTTACCGATACCGAAATGCTGCGCAGCCATGTTGGCAACGATCAAGAAGTGCTGGGCTATTTTTCAGGATTAAATTCGTTTGAGCGTTTGCTGCAACCAGAGGAGATTGCCAATACCTTGTGGTTTTGCGCGCAAACGCCAGCCATTAATGGCGCGGTAATTCATGCCAATTTGGGACAGCTAGAAAATTGATAGCGGCAACCAATAAAACCATACTGACGACGCTGCTTCTATGCAGCGCTGCGCCAACTTTTTCTGACGCGATAATCGATACCCCGGTACAACCAAATATTCTGCTGTTGGTCGCTGAAGACATGAGCGACAAAGTAGGCGCCTTTGGTGACCCTGTCGCTCACACACCCAATCTGGATCGCCTTGCCGCTAAGGGTGTTCGTTATGACCATGTTTTTACGACCTCGGGGGTTTGCGCCCCAAGTCGCGCGGCCCTGATCACCGGTGTACACCAAAATAGTCTGGGCGCACAACATATGCGTACACAAACCGCAGGATTTCATTACACAGCGATACCCGAACCCGAGGTTAAAGCGTTTCCTGAATTGCTACGTCGTCACGGGTATTACACTTTTACTGATTTCAAACTGGATTATCAATTTAGCGGCACCATGGCCGGCAGCGGTCCTTTTACTATCTGGAATGACGAGGGCGTGAATAGTCACTGGCGCAATCGCAAACCGAACCAGCCTTTTTTTGGCATGATTAATTTTATGGAAACCCATGAAAGCGGTTTATTCCCTCGCTGGACCTGGCCACAAAGTGTGACCCATCTTGTTATGCAAGCTATGCATATTAATTATCATTGGGGTATGGAAGATCGTATTTCTCCAAAACAGGTAAACGTCCCGCCCTACTATCCTGATACCGCTATTGTGCGGCAAACCATCGCCCGCCAGTACAACAATATTGTCACCATGGATCAGCGGGTAGGCGAAATACTGGCACAACTTAAAGCTGATGGGCTCGATCAATCCACCATTGTGATCTGGACAACAGATCATGGCGACGGCCTTCCTCGGGCTAAACGTGAGGTGTTTGATTCAGGGATTAAAGTGCCCATGATTATTTACTGGCCGGAGACATTACGCCCTGAAAACCTGTCACCGAATACACTGGAACAGCAATTAATCAGTATGGTGGACCTGGCTCCCACCATTTTATCGTTAGCCAATATAACAGCACCCCGTTTTATTCAGGGACAATCATTTTTAGGCCCTAAAAAACGTGAGTATATCTACGCGGCAAAAGATCGCATGGACGGTTACCCGGATCGGCAGCGCGCTATTCGCGACCAGCGTTATAAATATATTGTAAATTACCAAAGCGAGCAGGCTGGCGCTCAAGCAATACAATTCCGTGAACACCTAACAATGATGGAGGAGTTTTGGACTTTATATGACGCGGGTCAGCTCAACGATGTACAACAACAATGGTTTAAACCCAGACCGCAGCATGCCCTCTACGATACCCAGCTTGATCCCTATGAGATAAATAATGTGGCCGAACAACCGGCATACCAACCCATACGCAAGCGCTTAAGCGCACAACTACAGCAATGGCAGCAACAAAGTAAAGACTGGGGAGAAATGGATGAAATTACTATGGCAGAACAATTTTGGCCGTCAGCCGAGCAACCGATAACCGCGGCCCCACTTTTAAAGTTGATGCTGACAATCAAATTATTGTTATTACTTCATCAACACCGGGCGCCTCTATTGCCTATCGCCTGGACGGTACACAAGATTGGCTGCTGTATACCCAAGCTCTCGCCCTAACGTCACCGCTTACCCTTACCAGTAAAGCGGTGCGTTATGGTTGGCAAGAAAGTGAAACGGCGACTTTTAATCACTAACTGAAAAAATTTTCGCTACTGGAAACTTTAACTTTCATCGCCGTAACAACGTTCTTTATTGGCTTGCTAAACGCTAACCCAGGCCTTGCGCCACAGGTGTTTCGTTAGCCAGAATCATTTCCAGCCGCGCACGCATTTTATTTTCCGCATCTGCTGTCATGCTGCGTATCCAGAACTTATCTTGTTCAATCCCTTTCACCGCCATTTCAGCCACTTCATCAGGGTGGGTAGTTTGCAGCTCCATATCAAACTCAGCCATGATGCGCTTCATATCTTCCACCGAGTGAATACCTGAATCCGGTACATTGCTGACCCGCTCCATATCTTTTGGCCGAACGCGATCGGAATTAAATATACCTGTTTCCACCACATGCGGGCCCGGAAATAACGCTGCCACTTTGACCGGCGTATCCATCGCCTGTACTTGATAATGCAAATTTTCAGTGATGGCCTGAACCGCTGCTTTGGTTGCGGTGTAGACCGGCTGATCCGGATAGATCAGGAAAGCGCCATTGCCAGAGCCGGTAATCACAAAATGCGCTTCTTCATTTTGGGCAATCAGTATGGGCATAAAGGCGTTAATACAACGAATCGCGCCCCACATATTCACGTTGAATGCCCACTGCCAATCCTTATCGGAATAGTCCCACATCGCACCACCTTCGCCTGCGCCGATACCGGCATTAGCAAAAACCAAATGAATACCGCCAAAATGGGATTGGGCTTTAGCCGCTAGTGCATTACAACTGTCCTGACTGGTGACATCACAAAACTCACCAATGACATCAATACCCTCTGCCTTCAAGTCAGCCGTGGCTGTTTCCAGCGCCGCTTTATCCACATCCGCAATAACCACTTTGGCACCGCGACGGCCAAAACTAAACGCCAACGAGCGACCTACTCCGCTGGCCCCACCGGTGATAACCGTCACTTTATTGGTAAAATCTTTCATAGCTCTCTCATATCTCTTATTTTGCATTGTCTGCAGGGGTTTAACTGGGCCCTAAGTTACCATTTCAGCTACAGTAATCGTCGCAAGTGAAGAAAATTTAATCGCCAGCAACACCAAAATGAACATTTTGTTATGCTGCGCTAGCGGCAGTGATCTAACAGCTGCTAACCATCGACATAACAACGGCTTGCACTGTGCTCGAATAAACCGGGCACATAGCTTTAGCGCTTGAGTTTATGCATAATAACCGGCGCTTAATCCGCTGAATATTGCCGTGCTGCACCTCAGCACCACCTATAACAATCGATTCAACAACGCCGGTTAATCTATGTACCACCGTTATTTCGGCCTGAAAGAAGAGCCCTTCTCCATTGCGGTGAATCCACGCTATTTATTTATGAGTGCCCGCCACCGGGATGCGTTGGCACATTTGCTGTATGGCGTGGGTGCGGGCGGTGGCTTTATTTTGTTAACCGGCGAAGTAGGGACCGGCAAGACCACTGTCAATCGCTGCCTGTTGGAACAACTTCCTGACACAACGGATATTGCGCTTATCCTCAACCCTGCTTTAAACGCGGTGGAATTATTAGCAACAGCCTGCGATGAGTTTCAGCTGCAATATACTCCTGGTGAGCAAAGCTTGAAAATACTCACCGATAAGCTGCACCAGTTCCTGCTCAGTAATCATGCCAAAGGACGCAATACCGTTTTATTAATTGATGAAGCGCAACACCTGCAGTTTGAAGTGTTAGAACAGATTCGCCTGCTAACCAACCTGGAAACCAATACCAAAAAATTATTGCAAATAATTTTGGTAGGGCAACCGGAGCTCCGCACACTGTTAAACAAACCGGAGTTACGGCAATTAGCGCAGCGCATCACCGCCCGCTACCAATTAAAGCCATTAAATTTAGAAGAAACCGAAGCCTATATACGCCACCGCCTACAAGTAGCCGGACTACCTGCCAATCAAATATTGTTCCCCAAAAAAGTGGTTAAAGGCATCCACAAAGTCAGTCGCGGCGTGCCTCGTATTATCAATGTGTTATGTGACCGTATGTTGCTAGGCACTTATGGTCAAAATAAAACGGTTGTTGATAACGCCATGTTGAAACAATCCATTGTTGAAGTCATGGGCGAAGAAGAGGATATAACGCTTTACTCGCCTCGATCTGTAGCACCGGTGCTCATCAGTTTGGTGATTATTGTGGCGGGGTTACTGTTATGGCAATGGCCTACTATTAGTTCTCGTGATCAACCAAACACCGCTGTCATGCAACCGGTAGCCACTGAATCCATAACCGATTCCATTACTACCGAACCCGCGGCCACCGCGATCGAAACCCGGGCTCCATCAACTCAACCTGCAGCCACCTGGATTGATAGTGAACAACAAGCTATCAATGAATTACTGCTGACTCTTGGCATAACCGACGCCATAGCTAGCTGTGATATCGATTTACCGGGTGCCATTCGCTGTGAACGACAACAGGTCAATACCTGGCAAGAGCTTATTGCTTTTAATCGCCCAGCGGTCATCTCGTTAATTACCGCTGAAAAATTGCAAGCCTTTGCCGTCGTGCTGGCGATCAAAGACAGTGAAGCAACACTGGTT encodes:
- a CDS encoding efflux RND transporter periplasmic adaptor subunit, which gives rise to MPSFFSSALKFFQQIRQRRGGLPLMIIAVVAVILYLLILTRPRLEPQDIAEKEWVVEAITAQYQTVQPQLQLYGKVFAGRQSELRTQVAGNVVAVGEKFLEGGWVEKGDLLLQIDPFDYQNILEENRAQLAEARSKLELLTREYIRAQELFRKKDASQQFLDTAELTLEQQKSIVVQKGVGVKRAERDLANTKLLAPYDGVIDEVAAELGARLSTNDKVALVIDAQRLEVRFSLSNAQFGRILQQRGTVVGQAVDIRWQVGEQQYRYRGVVDRQGAQIASETGGVDMYAVIHATEKELQKAPLRPGAFVEVSLADRSYNNVLVVPETAVYGRSEVYAVVSDRLETRAIKVLGSYGSDLIIQSNVEPVIKNGEPIVVTQIREGGPGIKVNVSMVGDQLSATTPPPVVNQSDAL
- a CDS encoding amidohydrolase family protein, with amino-acid sequence MDRYIVVSSDCHAGLPADGYRQYLDPGLRETFDQVLPIQIEMIKNAEKSFLIQEINEEWRKDIQQELTGAWDYDQRIKMLDNDGIAAEIIFPDGITEQNTPPFGAGLGLPTENIVPELQWAGARAHNRWLAELVANNPARHLGVAAVPLLWDIDEAIKEVKWCADNGLRSVLIPHMTNQFSCYHHTRYHPFWQACEALNIVVNFHSGATPQKNYFGEKYPEDLDKEHHPGAMGVFVSEVMWWTYRPISFMLWGGVFEKFPKLKVAITEAGTAWMIPPMLRMLDHNYHDVMFSAKLGDFTSHLSMSPSDYFRRNVGIGASCMPRPDAEVRHDIGLDQIMWGSDYPHPEGTWPKTKSQLYDTFVDLPETEVAAMLGENAVRFYGLDRDALAAIAANIGPTKSELKSA
- a CDS encoding SDR family oxidoreductase, whose amino-acid sequence is MAKYLVITGGSRGIGLATIQHFIKEGYRVINLSRQQPQVAEVQHFNTDLSDKRWPEQVSKKILALVGTADAITLIHNAAYLAKDSVTDIDADAFQQVLQLNVIAASQLNQILLPSMKPGSSILYVSSTLGEKAVANTFSYVTSKHAQIGMMKATCQDLMGKGIHTAAICPGFTDTEMLRSHVGNDQEVLGYFSGLNSFERLLQPEEIANTLWFCAQTPAINGAVIHANLGQLEN
- a CDS encoding sulfatase, with protein sequence MIAATNKTILTTLLLCSAAPTFSDAIIDTPVQPNILLLVAEDMSDKVGAFGDPVAHTPNLDRLAAKGVRYDHVFTTSGVCAPSRAALITGVHQNSLGAQHMRTQTAGFHYTAIPEPEVKAFPELLRRHGYYTFTDFKLDYQFSGTMAGSGPFTIWNDEGVNSHWRNRKPNQPFFGMINFMETHESGLFPRWTWPQSVTHLVMQAMHINYHWGMEDRISPKQVNVPPYYPDTAIVRQTIARQYNNIVTMDQRVGEILAQLKADGLDQSTIVIWTTDHGDGLPRAKREVFDSGIKVPMIIYWPETLRPENLSPNTLEQQLISMVDLAPTILSLANITAPRFIQGQSFLGPKKREYIYAAKDRMDGYPDRQRAIRDQRYKYIVNYQSEQAGAQAIQFREHLTMMEEFWTLYDAGQLNDVQQQWFKPRPQHALYDTQLDPYEINNVAEQPAYQPIRKRLSAQLQQWQQQSKDWGEMDEITMAEQFWPSAEQPITAAPLLKLMLTIKLLLLLHQHRAPLLPIAWTVHKIGCCIPKLSP
- a CDS encoding SDR family NAD(P)-dependent oxidoreductase; its protein translation is MKDFTNKVTVITGGASGVGRSLAFSFGRRGAKVVIADVDKAALETATADLKAEGIDVIGEFCDVTSQDSCNALAAKAQSHFGGIHLVFANAGIGAGEGGAMWDYSDKDWQWAFNVNMWGAIRCINAFMPILIAQNEEAHFVITGSGNGAFLIYPDQPVYTATKAAVQAITENLHYQVQAMDTPVKVAALFPGPHVVETGIFNSDRVRPKDMERVSNVPDSGIHSVEDMKRIMAEFDMELQTTHPDEVAEMAVKGIEQDKFWIRSMTADAENKMRARLEMILANETPVAQGLG
- a CDS encoding ExeA family protein encodes the protein MYHRYFGLKEEPFSIAVNPRYLFMSARHRDALAHLLYGVGAGGGFILLTGEVGTGKTTVNRCLLEQLPDTTDIALILNPALNAVELLATACDEFQLQYTPGEQSLKILTDKLHQFLLSNHAKGRNTVLLIDEAQHLQFEVLEQIRLLTNLETNTKKLLQIILVGQPELRTLLNKPELRQLAQRITARYQLKPLNLEETEAYIRHRLQVAGLPANQILFPKKVVKGIHKVSRGVPRIINVLCDRMLLGTYGQNKTVVDNAMLKQSIVEVMGEEEDITLYSPRSVAPVLISLVIIVAGLLLWQWPTISSRDQPNTAVMQPVATESITDSITTEPAATAIETRAPSTQPAATWIDSEQQAINELLLTLGITDAIASCDIDLPGAIRCERQQVNTWQELIAFNRPAVISLITAEKLQAFAVVLAIKDSEATLVYQQTITTVPLSVLGPLWTGDFLFFWQTSEDYRSPFAKDYTGPMVRWLAEKFSELDQQPTLLAEQVFNEALSQRVKIFQQQYQLQADGVVGLKTLLKLNELLAVEPTLDDPNLIQTNSAPPTTVNAEEG